A window of Lacibacter sediminis contains these coding sequences:
- a CDS encoding fasciclin domain-containing protein, with protein MSFIKKNYLLIAAGVLIVIALTSCSKTDKTYYDYNNTAGTFKGTTYEYLTAQTGLYDSLLFVANRLTGLSNALKTGNITLFAANNRSFELALFNINQARKDSIPAMAQVSLATIDSALLDTFVCRYIIPGLQHTDSLKGFTDGKLYASYRYDYNMQLQYVATNASGYLGGGPKAITFSDPRNSIFTRNWVRVNTITVDIKTSNGMLHLLPAGHDFGFGNDFIKRVNKR; from the coding sequence ATGAGTTTTATCAAAAAAAATTATTTGTTGATCGCAGCAGGTGTGTTGATCGTAATAGCGTTAACAAGCTGCAGCAAGACCGACAAAACCTATTACGATTATAACAACACGGCGGGCACTTTCAAAGGCACAACGTATGAATACCTTACTGCACAAACAGGTTTGTATGATTCGCTTCTGTTTGTTGCAAACCGTTTAACCGGTTTATCTAATGCATTAAAGACAGGCAACATTACTTTGTTTGCTGCCAATAACAGAAGTTTTGAACTGGCATTGTTCAATATTAACCAGGCACGTAAAGATTCTATTCCTGCAATGGCACAGGTATCGCTGGCAACAATTGATTCTGCTTTGCTTGATACGTTTGTTTGCCGTTACATCATCCCCGGTTTACAACACACTGACAGTTTAAAAGGATTTACAGATGGCAAGCTGTATGCATCGTATCGTTATGATTACAACATGCAGTTGCAATATGTAGCTACCAATGCATCGGGTTATTTGGGCGGTGGTCCCAAGGCTATTACATTCAGCGATCCACGTAATTCCATCTTCACACGTAACTGGGTAAGAGTAAATACCATCACTGTTGATATTAAAACATCAAACGGTATGCTGCACCTGTTACCCGCAGGACACGACTTTGGTTTCGGAAACGATTTTATTAAACGGGTGAATAAACGATAA
- a CDS encoding AraC family transcriptional regulator encodes MKEIKENKEGSYKNIWYGLGRQRIEIPKTILKSRVMGNSLLKHLHVCSIGYYPKAKDHYTYRKKGLPENFLFYCVDGHGFFQIGKQRHEVGPNEFFILPQNVEHSYGSSADHPWTIYWIHFGGDSLPQFNEVQEVQKHFKPVYVKNNGDILPIFTKIYKTLELGYSIDNLLFANMCLSHFLTLFVYNSRHYAGTNTDKIDCVDSAILFMQEHINNNISLNDLSKQYNYSVSRFSNLFKQKTGYAPIDYFLQMKMQKACQQLDFSDRSIKDIAFSMGFDDPYYFSKRFRTIIGMSPKKYRTRRIDEAKADMQ; translated from the coding sequence ATGAAGGAGATCAAGGAAAATAAGGAAGGTTCGTATAAGAATATCTGGTATGGTCTTGGCCGCCAGAGGATTGAAATACCCAAAACCATTTTAAAGTCGAGGGTGATGGGTAATTCCTTGCTCAAACATTTACATGTTTGCTCCATTGGCTATTATCCAAAAGCAAAAGATCATTACACCTATAGGAAAAAGGGGTTGCCTGAAAACTTCCTTTTTTATTGCGTAGATGGACATGGCTTTTTCCAGATCGGGAAACAGCGACATGAAGTGGGGCCAAATGAATTTTTTATTCTTCCGCAGAATGTTGAGCATTCGTATGGAAGCAGCGCAGATCATCCATGGACCATTTACTGGATCCATTTTGGAGGAGATTCATTGCCGCAGTTTAACGAAGTACAAGAAGTGCAGAAACATTTCAAACCGGTGTATGTAAAAAACAATGGCGATATTCTTCCCATCTTCACCAAAATTTATAAAACACTTGAGTTAGGTTACAGTATCGATAACCTGTTGTTTGCAAATATGTGCTTATCACATTTTCTAACCTTGTTTGTTTACAATTCAAGACACTATGCAGGTACAAATACCGATAAGATCGATTGTGTAGACAGTGCCATCCTCTTCATGCAGGAGCATATCAACAATAATATTTCGCTCAACGATCTGAGTAAGCAGTACAATTACTCAGTATCGAGATTCTCAAACCTGTTCAAACAAAAAACCGGGTATGCGCCAATCGATTATTTTTTGCAGATGAAAATGCAGAAGGCTTGTCAGCAATTGGATTTCAGTGATCGTTCCATCAAGGATATTGCCTTCAGTATGGGTTTTGATGATCCGTATTATTTCTCGAAGCGTTTTCGTACCATCATTGGAATGTCGCCAAAGAAATATCGTACAAGAAGAATTGATGAAGCGAAAGCAGATATGCAGTAA
- a CDS encoding DUF5007 domain-containing protein translates to MNKSIKNLVHSRRYYLVAVVVVLAVSACKKYLPKERETVGADSQYTIDTYQPVLGRTTFFTDNFYQGSTTYPSDFKIVNPRRRNGDPAPELTDIFPVMVWKQAYDGTEKSIAEIEAKREKQYRPLFEIGPHSGAFTMWTEAKSAFIRSQPDSGYLFDVELSNSGGRRFYRNLKLMPLKERPYEPSNYNASTGQPTTNGIYASAIINIKGANTNRYLSYNDIDVYIRKVVKVGVPATNTLTFRFLDTLYNPINPAKFTETDWNNLVHGFEKVMTATGVTYKMAYPIPAVEIPTRFTSSDGRRARVRFGYSRLGYNGAREDALLGLDFAIYEPGDWEIVFAFKNDNPKFTND, encoded by the coding sequence ATGAATAAGAGCATTAAAAATTTAGTACATAGCCGCCGTTATTACCTGGTTGCAGTTGTAGTTGTGCTGGCAGTGAGTGCCTGCAAAAAATACCTGCCGAAAGAACGGGAAACGGTTGGTGCCGATTCGCAATACACCATTGATACTTACCAACCGGTTTTAGGACGCACTACATTCTTTACTGATAATTTTTACCAGGGCAGTACAACTTATCCATCAGATTTTAAGATCGTGAACCCACGCAGAAGAAACGGCGATCCTGCACCTGAACTCACCGATATTTTTCCGGTGATGGTTTGGAAACAGGCGTACGATGGCACTGAAAAATCAATTGCTGAAATTGAAGCAAAACGTGAAAAGCAATATCGTCCGTTATTTGAGATAGGACCACACTCAGGTGCATTCACCATGTGGACTGAAGCAAAGTCAGCTTTTATCAGATCACAACCCGATTCAGGTTATTTGTTTGATGTGGAGTTGTCGAATTCTGGTGGTCGCAGATTCTATCGCAACCTGAAACTGATGCCGTTGAAAGAACGTCCGTATGAGCCATCGAACTACAATGCATCAACCGGTCAGCCAACAACAAATGGTATATATGCTTCAGCAATTATAAATATAAAAGGAGCTAATACAAATCGCTATCTCTCTTACAACGATATTGATGTATACATACGTAAAGTGGTAAAAGTTGGCGTGCCTGCAACCAATACATTAACCTTCCGTTTCCTTGATACGCTGTATAATCCAATTAACCCGGCGAAATTCACTGAAACAGATTGGAACAACCTGGTACATGGTTTTGAAAAAGTAATGACAGCAACAGGTGTTACTTATAAAATGGCATATCCGATCCCTGCGGTTGAAATACCTACTCGCTTTACATCATCTGACGGGCGTCGTGCCAGAGTCCGCTTCGGTTATTCACGCCTTGGTTATAATGGTGCAAGAGAAGATGCATTGCTTGGTCTCGACTTTGCCATTTATGAACCCGGTGATTGGGAAATCGTGTTTGCATTCAAAAATGATAATCCAAAATTCACCAACGATTAA
- a CDS encoding RagB/SusD family nutrient uptake outer membrane protein, which yields MSVTTNKVMGIGKKLVLAAGLVLFMGACNKQLDIQSSRQADEKGHWDSYEDARSGLIGLYGLLRAAVADNNAHWMWGELRNGDFQSVYRPDLKAVIEGNLNASFPTIEAVTNWRRFYAVINASNLFIERVAGCKADQRYTESYYKLDVAQARAIRAFTYFYMARIWGDVPLIINTKEGSFDELPRTSQATVLSFAEQELIAVAPNLPFLYSGIDPAQIFPNNYYGYNSSQWLNAPITRLAAYAMLAHIAAWQGRYIDVAVYTEYVVNNATKSNLSLVTTINLVTTLFNSGVNNNYNQLVGFSFNRNMGETTSEGHIEQLTLATTTLYPMSKQLPEIYVSKDSIAAAFPRSNGGTDQRFGVDPASVQQTIYTNYFENYSAAVPVFKKIRVVDGNVGNAGQFAVFNSSIVFTRLEEIKLLRAEALAVLGQTDASYQELNGIRSIRGLASISPGPSRDLLTEVFAERRRELMGEGWRWYDLVRFNRLRRTNPAFNELIDKGGIYWPIAQEVLNRNSKITQNSYWQ from the coding sequence ATGTCAGTAACAACAAACAAGGTGATGGGCATTGGAAAAAAACTGGTGCTTGCAGCAGGGTTGGTGCTTTTCATGGGAGCTTGTAATAAACAACTGGACATTCAATCGTCCCGCCAGGCAGATGAAAAAGGACATTGGGATTCTTATGAAGATGCAAGAAGCGGTCTCATTGGTTTGTATGGATTGCTGCGTGCAGCAGTTGCAGATAATAATGCACATTGGATGTGGGGCGAATTAAGAAACGGCGATTTTCAATCAGTGTATCGTCCCGATCTGAAAGCAGTTATTGAAGGAAACCTCAACGCTTCTTTCCCAACAATAGAAGCTGTTACAAACTGGCGTCGTTTTTATGCAGTGATCAATGCAAGCAATTTGTTTATTGAACGTGTGGCTGGTTGTAAAGCAGATCAACGTTATACTGAATCGTATTATAAGCTTGATGTTGCACAGGCAAGAGCTATCCGTGCATTCACTTATTTCTATATGGCAAGGATCTGGGGCGATGTTCCGCTCATCATCAATACAAAAGAAGGAAGCTTTGATGAACTGCCACGCACAAGCCAGGCTACGGTTCTTTCTTTTGCTGAACAGGAGCTGATAGCTGTTGCGCCTAATCTTCCTTTCCTGTATTCAGGTATTGATCCCGCACAGATATTTCCTAATAATTATTACGGCTATAATTCTTCACAATGGTTAAATGCACCCATAACAAGATTGGCAGCTTATGCAATGCTTGCACATATTGCTGCATGGCAGGGTCGTTATATTGATGTGGCTGTTTATACTGAGTATGTGGTAAACAACGCAACAAAAAGTAATCTTTCACTGGTTACAACTATCAATCTTGTAACAACATTATTTAACAGTGGTGTAAATAATAACTATAACCAGCTTGTTGGTTTCAGCTTTAACCGTAACATGGGCGAAACAACTTCAGAAGGCCACATTGAGCAACTCACATTGGCAACGACAACGCTTTATCCCATGTCGAAGCAGTTGCCTGAAATATATGTTTCAAAAGATTCTATTGCTGCAGCATTTCCAAGGAGCAACGGTGGTACCGATCAGCGTTTTGGTGTTGATCCTGCTTCTGTGCAGCAAACAATTTATACCAATTACTTTGAAAACTATAGTGCAGCAGTTCCTGTGTTCAAGAAGATAAGAGTGGTGGATGGCAATGTGGGTAACGCAGGACAGTTTGCAGTATTCAATTCATCCATTGTATTTACACGCCTCGAAGAAATAAAATTACTGCGTGCAGAAGCATTGGCTGTATTAGGACAAACAGATGCTTCGTACCAGGAATTAAATGGTATCAGAAGTATAAGAGGACTTGCTTCCATTTCTCCGGGGCCATCAAGAGATCTGTTAACAGAAGTATTTGCAGAAAGAAGAAGAGAGTTAATGGGCGAAGGATGGAGATGGTACGACCTGGTGAGGTTTAACAGGTTAAGACGCACAAACCCCGCTTTTAATGAATTGATCGACAAGGGTGGTATTTACTGGCCAATAGCACAGGAAGTGTTGAACAGAAATTCGAAGATAACACAAAACAGTTATTGGCAATAA
- a CDS encoding sialate O-acetylesterase, whose translation MIKNLLRFALIFAVLLLQQSFVGAAIKLPYFFSDNMVLQQQSDAAIWGWATAGSNIQVTTSWNKAKYSAKADANGKWKLKVKTPAAGGPYIITISDGTPVTLKNVLIGEVWLCSGQSNMEMPMKGFRDQPILGANDAVFNSANDQIRLYTVPRSVQRTAQDTTKASPWKLAEPEAVNNFSATAYYFGKMLHEKLKVPIGLVNISYGGSPVEAFMDAETLKQFPELKVPSPTDTARLNNRTPTVLYNGMLKPFLGYAIKGCLWYQGESNNDRPKQYETLFPAFVKQIRDESGQGDFPFYYCQIAPYNYNNYAAVNVVNNNSAYLRDAQRKALAKTPNSGMAVLMDIGEEFSIHPMDKPTGSKRLAYMALAKAYGLKGFGYESPAFESMTVSGNIVTIKFSGAPNGLTAYGKTLSLFEVAGANKIFRPAKALISGGTIVVSAPDVKDPVAVRYAFKDFCVGDLFSTEGFPLSSFRSDDW comes from the coding sequence ATGATAAAGAATCTCTTGCGTTTTGCCCTCATTTTTGCAGTGCTGCTACTTCAGCAATCATTCGTTGGCGCCGCTATTAAACTTCCCTATTTCTTTAGTGACAACATGGTGTTGCAGCAGCAAAGCGATGCAGCCATCTGGGGATGGGCAACCGCAGGAAGTAACATACAAGTGACTACTTCCTGGAACAAAGCGAAATATTCTGCAAAAGCAGATGCAAACGGTAAATGGAAATTAAAAGTGAAAACGCCTGCAGCCGGCGGACCTTACATCATTACCATCAGCGATGGTACTCCTGTTACGTTGAAAAATGTATTGATCGGTGAAGTATGGCTTTGCAGCGGACAATCAAATATGGAAATGCCCATGAAGGGTTTCCGAGATCAACCTATTCTTGGAGCGAATGATGCTGTTTTCAATTCAGCAAATGATCAGATACGTTTATATACTGTACCACGTTCCGTACAGCGTACAGCACAGGATACAACAAAAGCTTCGCCATGGAAATTGGCAGAACCTGAAGCGGTAAACAACTTCAGTGCAACGGCTTACTATTTTGGAAAGATGCTGCACGAAAAACTAAAAGTGCCCATTGGCTTGGTCAACATCAGCTATGGCGGTTCACCTGTTGAAGCATTTATGGATGCAGAAACATTGAAACAATTTCCTGAATTAAAAGTGCCATCGCCAACTGATACAGCCCGATTGAATAATCGTACGCCAACAGTTCTATACAACGGCATGCTGAAACCTTTTCTTGGTTATGCAATCAAAGGTTGTCTTTGGTACCAGGGAGAAAGTAACAACGATCGTCCAAAACAATACGAAACGTTATTTCCTGCTTTTGTAAAACAAATTCGTGACGAGAGTGGACAAGGCGACTTTCCTTTTTACTATTGCCAGATTGCTCCTTATAATTATAATAACTATGCAGCAGTGAATGTGGTAAATAATAATTCTGCTTACTTACGTGATGCACAACGAAAGGCGTTGGCAAAAACTCCTAACAGCGGCATGGCAGTGTTGATGGATATTGGTGAAGAGTTCAGTATACACCCAATGGATAAGCCAACAGGCAGCAAACGATTAGCCTATATGGCATTGGCAAAAGCCTATGGACTGAAAGGATTTGGTTATGAAAGTCCGGCGTTTGAATCAATGACCGTTAGCGGCAATATAGTGACTATTAAATTCAGCGGTGCACCAAATGGTTTAACTGCGTATGGTAAAACATTATCGTTGTTTGAAGTTGCAGGTGCCAATAAAATTTTCCGCCCGGCAAAAGCATTGATTAGTGGAGGAACGATTGTTGTTTCTGCACCGGATGTAAAAGACCCGGTTGCGGTACGTTATGCGTTTAAAGATTTTTGTGTGGGTGATCTGTTTAGTACAGAAGGGTTTCCTCTGTCGAGTTTCAGAAGTGATGATTGGTGA
- a CDS encoding SusC/RagA family TonB-linked outer membrane protein: protein MNKRVILAANAGKCILTVLTFLTSLGAIAQTDTASAPKDSIVVVVTNGVKLQHEVNHIPLTYIHKQPVLSLQQMLKGNAAGVYVQEPSGEPGTEQNIFVRGISSPLLSKRELFDQQAAVYLNGIPLVQDNPFAYEIQKYDFNRIGPATNLLAAINLDNIESIEVIKDPVVLAKLGPVATNGAIWITTKNAHSGYREISINSYYGFAQTPSVTPVNAAYENNFRKPFYDRFGTLVDRLNYPPYLRDSTNVDYYGPANWIDNYYKNTPLYNVDLSLTGGSERANFRFFGGATKNASSADETAINRYTGSFFINAAPIKWLMVSSMITYNRMERTRNRNIRDRLAEQRYNPDLTNPLTPNKNLYSSYLNEFNKAIDENISNVIQGYFALSANLNKFSYNGRIAFDYNEGIRDAFWPTTLLEKNNFVSNYFGYNQRVVISNTVSYKLNVNKRQKLLLEAGQNFMADTYKYDYAYAYNGPNDFVKINVVNGDPNAADYLLPTSFRVNYFPGKMRSALASFSGNATYSFNDVLKLHAVVSRDGSSNMQPDNRWTTNFSGGAEWDIKKQFDTKLKRINAFTVTGSWARLGRLLSDDRFNAGAQYRVDMGWGNEPTLGSYVGMPGISRPYTSGWIGYGIPWAYSDQLNIGFRLATLNRRLKFALDIYNREDKEMLLPVPVPVEWGYTSAYKNGMHVRNNGVDLTVAADLLPAESNTVRWNFALNLNYNNNKLIALPGGLQEVIIGNNKLEVGKRIDAFWVLLNNRVGSAYPPSGLATNYRGVPFKAGDPRWVDVTNDDTINDEDKVLKGNYIPKVSGGFSNSIGFKSFTLDAQFYFAIGRKVLNQYASSRLNFINVEASNNINSVKEITFWEKKMDLSSYPMYNPWSAVVPYRLEQDMFLDDASFLKLRSLSLSYNLKTGKKKTFTSCVFYVTGTNLLTITPFKGDDPELVNYNGIYTGYGLPLSRTFITGVRVGL, encoded by the coding sequence ATGAATAAGCGAGTGATTCTGGCTGCAAATGCCGGGAAGTGTATCCTTACTGTCCTTACTTTCCTTACTTCATTGGGCGCAATAGCCCAAACCGATACAGCTTCTGCGCCAAAAGATTCGATTGTAGTGGTTGTTACCAACGGAGTAAAACTACAGCACGAAGTAAATCATATACCTCTTACATATATTCACAAGCAACCCGTTCTTTCGCTGCAGCAAATGCTTAAAGGCAACGCAGCAGGGGTATATGTACAGGAGCCAAGCGGCGAACCGGGTACAGAACAGAACATTTTTGTACGTGGTATTTCATCACCACTTTTAAGTAAGCGTGAATTATTTGATCAGCAGGCTGCTGTATATCTCAATGGTATTCCACTTGTACAGGATAATCCATTTGCGTATGAAATTCAGAAGTATGATTTCAACCGCATTGGTCCTGCTACCAATTTGCTTGCAGCTATTAATTTAGATAATATTGAATCGATCGAAGTAATTAAAGATCCTGTTGTGCTTGCAAAGCTGGGGCCTGTAGCAACGAATGGTGCTATCTGGATCACAACTAAGAATGCACATTCCGGTTACAGGGAAATTTCGATCAACAGTTATTATGGTTTTGCACAAACTCCTTCGGTTACACCTGTAAACGCAGCATACGAAAATAATTTCCGTAAACCATTTTACGATCGCTTTGGCACACTGGTCGACAGACTTAATTATCCTCCTTACCTGCGTGATTCAACCAATGTGGATTATTACGGCCCTGCAAACTGGATCGATAACTATTATAAAAATACACCGCTGTACAATGTTGATCTGAGTTTAACCGGCGGATCGGAAAGAGCCAACTTCCGTTTCTTTGGCGGGGCTACAAAAAATGCATCAAGTGCCGATGAAACAGCCATCAACCGCTACACCGGTTCATTCTTCATCAATGCAGCACCTATCAAGTGGTTAATGGTTTCCAGTATGATCACTTATAACCGTATGGAACGTACACGTAACCGCAACATCCGTGATCGTTTGGCTGAGCAACGTTATAATCCTGATCTTACAAATCCACTTACACCCAATAAAAATCTTTACAGTTCTTACCTGAATGAATTTAACAAGGCCATTGACGAGAATATTTCAAATGTTATACAGGGATACTTTGCTTTATCGGCCAACCTTAACAAATTCAGTTATAACGGACGTATCGCATTCGATTATAATGAAGGTATCCGTGATGCATTCTGGCCAACTACATTGTTAGAGAAGAACAATTTTGTATCGAATTATTTCGGATACAATCAACGTGTGGTGATCAGCAACACGGTTTCGTATAAACTAAACGTGAATAAGAGACAGAAGTTATTGCTTGAGGCCGGACAAAATTTTATGGCCGATACCTATAAGTATGATTATGCATATGCGTACAATGGTCCTAACGATTTTGTAAAAATCAACGTTGTGAATGGCGACCCTAATGCGGCGGATTATCTATTGCCCACATCTTTCAGGGTTAATTATTTCCCGGGTAAAATGCGTTCGGCACTGGCATCTTTTTCAGGTAATGCTACCTATTCATTTAACGATGTGTTGAAGCTGCATGCGGTTGTAAGCAGAGATGGTTCATCGAACATGCAACCCGATAACCGCTGGACCACTAATTTCTCAGGAGGTGCAGAATGGGATATCAAAAAACAATTTGACACAAAACTGAAACGTATCAACGCATTTACTGTAACTGGATCATGGGCACGTTTGGGTAGATTGTTGAGCGACGACAGGTTTAATGCAGGTGCACAATATCGTGTAGATATGGGTTGGGGTAATGAACCTACGCTTGGTTCTTATGTGGGTATGCCCGGTATATCAAGGCCGTATACGAGTGGATGGATCGGTTATGGTATTCCCTGGGCTTACAGCGATCAGTTGAATATTGGTTTCCGTTTAGCAACACTCAACAGGCGTTTAAAATTTGCACTTGATATTTATAACAGAGAAGATAAGGAAATGCTGTTACCTGTTCCTGTGCCTGTTGAATGGGGTTATACCAGTGCTTACAAAAACGGTATGCATGTTCGCAACAATGGAGTTGATCTTACAGTAGCTGCTGATCTTTTGCCTGCTGAATCAAATACGGTAAGATGGAATTTTGCACTCAACCTTAACTACAACAATAATAAACTCATTGCATTGCCCGGTGGCTTACAGGAAGTGATCATTGGGAATAATAAACTGGAAGTAGGTAAACGTATTGATGCATTCTGGGTATTGTTAAACAACAGGGTTGGTTCAGCTTATCCACCATCAGGATTGGCAACAAACTACAGAGGCGTTCCTTTCAAAGCAGGCGATCCACGTTGGGTTGATGTTACAAACGATGATACCATCAATGATGAAGACAAAGTATTAAAGGGTAATTATATTCCGAAAGTAAGTGGTGGCTTCAGTAATTCCATCGGGTTTAAATCGTTTACACTTGATGCACAGTTTTATTTTGCAATTGGTCGCAAAGTATTAAACCAGTATGCATCATCACGTCTCAACTTTATCAATGTTGAAGCAAGCAACAACATCAACTCAGTAAAAGAAATTACGTTCTGGGAAAAGAAAATGGATCTGTCATCTTATCCCATGTATAATCCGTGGAGTGCAGTTGTTCCTTACCGTCTTGAACAGGATATGTTCCTTGATGATGCATCATTCTTAAAACTCCGTTCACTTTCGCTCAGCTATAATTTAAAAACAGGTAAAAAGAAAACATTCACAAGCTGTGTGTTTTATGTTACCGGAACAAACCTGTTAACCATCACGCCATTCAAAGGCGATGATCCCGAACTCGTAAACTATAACGGCATTTATACAGGCTATGGATTGCCGCTGTCACGCACATTCATTACAGGTGTAAGAGTGGGTTTATAA
- the recN gene encoding DNA repair protein RecN: MKLSIQNFAIIDQLTVEFQQGLNIITGETGAGKSILLGALGLVLGNRADSSALRTADKKCVVEAFFGLSNQHIKDWLQQNEIDEEDELILRREISPNGKSRAFINDTPVNLTQLKALTSALVDLHLQFDTLELGEEDFQREVLDALASNTTRVEQYRQQYVRYAKLQRELQQLKEQQQQQQKEQDYRQFLLDELEQASFKENELEDADQELKLLSNAENIATVLSESVQFLKEGETPVVQQLKIVLQRLQQYKDMHADLSAISDRLQSAQIELSDIASELDHLQNSISVDEARMQQLNERLELGYKLQKKHGLHSTNELLALLEQLQQQQQSVADLGNSIAIREKEAAAQQQQLNKEAAVIHEQRKKYIEPFTRQVNELLSRVGMPNARLKVELTTTSLYQYGTDSINFLFDANKSNRFEPISKVASGGELSRLMLCIKSLVAEKISLSTMLFDEIDTGISGEAAKQVGILLKELADRQQVITITHLPQIAAKATAHYFVYKQEEKSVIKTKIRLLNKEEQIETVAKMLSGEKPTDSSLVTAKEMVMG, translated from the coding sequence ATGAAACTCTCCATACAAAATTTTGCTATAATTGATCAATTGACTGTTGAATTTCAACAGGGACTGAATATTATTACAGGTGAAACAGGTGCCGGTAAATCCATTCTTTTAGGCGCATTGGGATTAGTGTTGGGAAACCGTGCCGACAGCAGTGCATTGCGAACTGCTGATAAGAAATGCGTGGTGGAGGCTTTTTTCGGACTATCGAACCAACATATCAAAGATTGGTTGCAGCAAAACGAAATTGATGAAGAAGATGAACTGATTCTGCGCCGGGAAATTTCACCAAACGGAAAATCAAGAGCATTTATTAACGATACACCGGTTAATTTAACTCAACTAAAAGCATTAACCTCTGCACTTGTTGATCTTCATCTTCAGTTTGATACATTGGAACTGGGTGAAGAAGATTTTCAACGTGAAGTATTGGATGCGTTGGCAAGCAATACCACACGTGTGGAGCAATATCGTCAACAATATGTACGCTATGCAAAACTGCAGCGTGAATTGCAACAGCTGAAAGAACAGCAACAGCAGCAACAGAAAGAACAGGACTATCGTCAATTTTTATTAGATGAATTAGAACAGGCATCGTTCAAAGAAAATGAACTGGAAGATGCGGATCAGGAGTTGAAGCTCTTGAGTAATGCAGAAAATATTGCAACCGTTCTTTCAGAATCGGTACAGTTTTTAAAAGAAGGTGAAACACCGGTTGTGCAGCAGTTGAAAATTGTATTGCAACGCTTGCAGCAGTATAAGGATATGCATGCTGATCTTTCAGCTATCAGCGATCGTTTGCAATCAGCACAAATTGAGCTGAGCGATATTGCATCTGAACTCGATCATTTGCAGAACAGTATTAGTGTTGATGAAGCGAGAATGCAGCAATTGAATGAGCGTCTTGAACTTGGCTATAAGCTTCAGAAAAAACATGGCTTGCATTCTACCAATGAACTTTTGGCATTACTTGAACAATTGCAACAGCAACAACAATCAGTTGCTGATCTTGGTAACAGTATTGCTATAAGAGAAAAAGAAGCTGCTGCACAGCAGCAACAGTTAAACAAAGAAGCTGCTGTTATTCATGAGCAGCGCAAAAAATATATTGAACCGTTTACACGCCAGGTTAATGAATTGCTCAGTCGTGTGGGTATGCCCAATGCAAGACTGAAAGTTGAACTTACAACAACTTCGCTTTATCAATACGGAACAGACAGCATCAACTTTTTGTTTGATGCGAATAAGAGTAACCGCTTTGAACCGATCAGTAAAGTGGCAAGTGGAGGTGAGTTAAGCCGGTTAATGCTTTGTATTAAATCACTGGTTGCAGAGAAAATTTCTTTATCAACCATGTTGTTTGATGAAATTGATACAGGTATTAGTGGTGAAGCAGCCAAACAGGTAGGCATCCTGTTAAAAGAGTTAGCTGATCGTCAGCAAGTGATCACCATTACACATCTGCCGCAAATTGCTGCCAAGGCAACTGCTCATTATTTTGTTTATAAGCAGGAAGAAAAATCAGTGATCAAAACAAAGATCCGTTTGCTGAATAAGGAAGAGCAGATTGAAACCGTTGCAAAAATGCTAAGTGGCGAGAAACCAACTGACTCATCGTTGGTTACAGCAAAAGAAATGGTGATGGGATAA